One Acidimicrobiales bacterium genomic window carries:
- a CDS encoding PaaI family thioesterase — protein MSTPENSSPENILDLMPLATTLGIRSVESERGSVRATLEHRPELCTTGDMLHGGAIMTLADSTGGACAFLNLPDGAAGTSTIESKTNFLRAVRSGTITAVSRPLHTGRTVIVVETDVTDADGRLVAKVTQTQAVLQQPARSSSA, from the coding sequence GTGAGCACCCCGGAGAACAGCAGCCCGGAGAACATCCTCGACCTCATGCCACTGGCGACGACCCTCGGCATCCGGTCGGTCGAGTCCGAACGCGGCTCGGTCCGGGCGACGTTGGAGCACCGGCCCGAGCTGTGCACGACCGGCGACATGCTCCATGGCGGGGCCATCATGACCCTGGCCGACAGCACCGGCGGGGCATGTGCCTTCCTCAACCTGCCCGACGGGGCGGCGGGCACGTCGACGATCGAGTCGAAGACGAACTTCCTTCGCGCCGTCCGCTCAGGAACGATCACCGCCGTCTCCCGGCCCCTGCACACCGGCCGCACGGTCATCGTCGTCGAGACCGACGTGACCGACGCAGACGGGAGGCTGGTCGCCAAGGTCACCCAGACTCAGGCGGTCCTCCAACAGCCGGCCCGGAGCAGCTCCGCGTAA
- a CDS encoding YdeI/OmpD-associated family protein, with protein sequence MSATPTPGTDLPILAFPDAEAWRVWLDANHSASEGVWIQIAKRQAATASVTYAEAVDVAICFGWIDGRKAALDEEAWLQKFTPRRARSRWSKINRGRAEDLIARGLMSPAGLAEVERAKADGRWDAAYDSPLTAAVPDDLAAALAADAGAAEAFARLDGRNRYAILYRIQDARRPETRARRIAAFVEMLADGRTPHR encoded by the coding sequence ATGAGCGCCACGCCGACGCCCGGCACGGATCTGCCGATCCTCGCCTTTCCCGACGCCGAGGCGTGGCGGGTGTGGCTCGACGCCAATCACTCCGCCTCGGAGGGAGTATGGATCCAGATTGCCAAGCGTCAGGCCGCGACTGCCTCTGTGACGTATGCCGAGGCCGTGGACGTGGCCATCTGCTTCGGCTGGATCGACGGCAGGAAGGCCGCCCTCGACGAGGAGGCGTGGCTGCAGAAGTTCACACCCCGGCGCGCCCGTAGCCGGTGGTCGAAGATCAACCGGGGCCGAGCCGAGGATCTGATCGCCCGCGGGCTGATGAGCCCCGCTGGTCTGGCCGAGGTGGAGCGGGCCAAGGCCGACGGTCGCTGGGATGCGGCCTATGACTCACCGCTCACTGCCGCCGTTCCGGACGACCTGGCAGCGGCGTTGGCCGCCGACGCCGGGGCGGCCGAGGCGTTCGCCCGGCTGGACGGCCGCAACCGCTATGCCATCCTCTACCGGATCCAGGACGCGCGTCGTCCCGAGACCCGCGCCCGCCGGATCGCCGCCTTCGTGGAGATGCTGGCCGACGGCCGGACGCCGCACCGATGA
- a CDS encoding GNAT family N-acetyltransferase — protein sequence MTSRARIRPAREDDLPVLRDIEQASGERYRDYGLDHVADDEPASIETLRRYAVDGRAWVAAGADDEPLGYLIVEVLPEHQGTGLGRELIDEAASWAAVLDGSGHIEQVSVGGGGRPRAGPGPAGGDEAGTLARLGT from the coding sequence ATGACGTCCCGGGCGCGCATCCGTCCCGCTCGGGAGGACGACCTGCCGGTGCTGCGCGACATCGAGCAGGCATCGGGAGAGCGCTACCGGGATTACGGGCTGGACCATGTCGCCGACGACGAACCGGCGTCGATCGAGACGCTGCGGCGCTATGCGGTCGACGGCCGGGCGTGGGTGGCCGCCGGCGCCGACGATGAACCTCTGGGTTACCTGATCGTGGAGGTCCTCCCCGAGCACCAGGGGACGGGCCTCGGGCGGGAGTTGATCGACGAGGCCGCGTCGTGGGCGGCCGTCCTGGACGGCTCCGGGCACATCGAGCAGGTCAGCGTCGGAGGCGGAGGCCGCCCACGGGCTGGACCCGGACCTGCGGGTGGCGATGAGGCGGGAACTCTAGCCAGGCTGGGTACGTAA
- a CDS encoding TetR/AcrR family transcriptional regulator — protein sequence MEAAPRSRRDEYSEATRRALLDSAARLFAEKGFTATSLDEVAAEARVTKGAVYHHFANKQALFEAVADQAEEDACAAIMVAAAAEAPDTWRGVVAGLDSFLERCMDPVYRRLCFQEGPAVLGFANWWEHGEKHEIGLIRGMLAALRAEGLIEPDDLDTLTQLLFGSMIAAALSLARAEDPKSESVRVRDAILRLVAGLRPSGVALGPDAE from the coding sequence GTGGAAGCGGCTCCCCGGTCGCGGCGCGACGAGTACTCCGAGGCGACCCGACGGGCCCTGCTCGACAGCGCGGCCCGGCTCTTCGCCGAGAAGGGATTCACCGCCACGTCCCTCGACGAGGTGGCCGCCGAGGCGCGGGTCACCAAGGGTGCGGTGTACCACCACTTCGCCAACAAGCAGGCGCTCTTCGAGGCCGTCGCCGACCAGGCCGAGGAGGATGCCTGCGCCGCCATCATGGTGGCCGCCGCCGCCGAGGCCCCCGACACCTGGCGGGGGGTCGTGGCCGGGCTGGACAGCTTCCTCGAGCGGTGCATGGATCCCGTCTACCGCCGGCTCTGCTTCCAGGAAGGGCCCGCCGTCCTCGGCTTCGCCAACTGGTGGGAGCACGGGGAGAAGCACGAGATCGGGCTGATCCGGGGCATGCTGGCGGCCCTGCGGGCCGAGGGCCTCATCGAGCCCGACGACCTCGACACCCTCACCCAGCTCCTCTTCGGGTCGATGATCGCCGCCGCCCTGTCCCTGGCCCGGGCCGAGGACCCGAAGAGCGAGAGCGTCCGGGTTCGCGACGCCATCCTCCGGTTGGTCGCCGGCCT